The proteins below are encoded in one region of Pseudonocardia sp. DSM 110487:
- the ybeY gene encoding rRNA maturation RNase YbeY, giving the protein MSIEVCNESGVPVDESLVASVARFSLDAMHVNPAAELSILVVTEEVMSELHERWMDEPGPTDVLSFPMDELVEESRRPDAPDTGPALLGDIVLCPEFAKAQARKAGHGLADEMHLLTVHGVLHLLGYDHAEPEQEREMFGLQARLLSDWQAARKKAAAQVARQRSDSAVLGTAGLEDD; this is encoded by the coding sequence GTGTCGATCGAGGTGTGCAACGAGTCGGGCGTGCCCGTCGACGAATCGCTCGTGGCATCGGTGGCGCGCTTCTCCCTCGACGCGATGCACGTCAACCCTGCGGCCGAGCTGTCGATCCTCGTCGTGACCGAGGAGGTCATGAGCGAGCTGCACGAGCGCTGGATGGACGAGCCGGGGCCAACCGACGTCCTGTCGTTCCCGATGGACGAGCTGGTGGAGGAGTCGCGGCGCCCTGACGCCCCCGACACCGGCCCCGCGCTGCTCGGCGACATCGTGCTCTGCCCCGAGTTCGCCAAGGCTCAGGCCCGCAAGGCAGGCCACGGCCTCGCCGACGAGATGCACCTGCTCACCGTGCACGGGGTGCTGCACCTGCTCGGGTACGACCACGCCGAGCCGGAGCAGGAGCGGGAGATGTTCGGCCTGCAGGCCAGGCTGCTCTCCGACTGGCAGGCTGCGCGCAAGAAGGCCGCCGCCCAGGTCGCGCGGCAGCGCAGCGACTCCGCGGTACTGGGCACCGCAGGCCTCGAGGACGACTGA
- a CDS encoding hemolysin family protein yields the protein MDGTLPLIVTAILLVPLAGLFAAADAALNTVSRARVDALVRAGRPGSRALAAVAADRPRHVNLLLLLRLAAETAATVLLAIALIQIYDRDWAGGLTAGAIMVVVSYVLIGVGPRTLGRQHPYRIGMLVAAPVRALATLLGPLTKLLILVGNAITPGQGFRQGPFSSEVELRELVDMASTSGVVDEDERQMIHSVFELGDTLVREVMVPRPDVVWTDRDTPVDKVLRLALKSGYSRIPVLGENIDDIIGVAYLKDLVRAQVETPDAPLAEVMRPAVLVPDTKRVDELLKEMQAARNHMAIVVDEYGGTAGVVTIEDILEEIVGEITDEYDTEEVPDVQELEEGRLRVSARLPVEDLLELFAGPDGPAGQEDDLGEVLAAADVDTVGGLLAQQLGRVPLPGAETEVAGLRLLAEGGKDARGRVRINTVLVEPVDKPAPDDAEQREESDARPG from the coding sequence ATGGACGGCACCCTCCCGCTGATCGTCACCGCGATCCTGCTGGTCCCGCTCGCAGGGCTGTTCGCCGCCGCCGACGCGGCCCTCAACACCGTGTCGCGCGCCCGTGTCGACGCGCTCGTGCGCGCCGGCCGCCCCGGCTCGCGCGCGCTCGCCGCCGTCGCCGCCGACCGCCCCCGGCACGTCAACCTGCTCCTGCTGCTGCGGCTCGCCGCCGAGACCGCCGCCACCGTGCTGCTCGCGATCGCGCTGATCCAGATCTACGACCGGGACTGGGCGGGCGGGCTCACCGCAGGCGCGATCATGGTCGTGGTCAGCTACGTGCTCATCGGTGTCGGCCCGCGCACGCTCGGCCGCCAGCACCCCTACCGCATCGGCATGCTCGTCGCGGCGCCCGTCCGCGCGCTCGCCACGCTGCTCGGCCCGCTCACCAAGCTGCTGATCCTCGTCGGCAACGCGATCACGCCCGGCCAGGGGTTCCGGCAGGGCCCGTTCTCCTCCGAGGTGGAGCTGCGCGAGCTCGTCGACATGGCGAGCACGAGCGGCGTCGTCGACGAGGACGAGCGCCAGATGATCCACTCCGTGTTCGAGCTGGGCGACACGCTGGTGCGCGAGGTGATGGTGCCGCGCCCCGACGTCGTGTGGACCGACCGTGACACGCCCGTCGACAAGGTGCTGCGGCTCGCCCTCAAGAGCGGGTACTCCCGGATCCCGGTGCTCGGGGAGAACATCGACGACATCATCGGTGTCGCCTACCTCAAGGACCTCGTGCGCGCGCAGGTCGAGACGCCGGACGCCCCGCTGGCCGAGGTGATGCGGCCCGCTGTGCTCGTGCCCGACACCAAGCGGGTCGACGAGCTGCTCAAGGAGATGCAGGCGGCGCGCAACCACATGGCGATCGTGGTGGACGAGTACGGCGGCACCGCGGGCGTCGTCACCATCGAGGACATCCTCGAGGAGATCGTCGGGGAGATCACCGACGAGTACGACACCGAGGAGGTGCCCGACGTCCAGGAGCTGGAGGAGGGACGCCTCCGGGTGTCGGCGCGCCTGCCCGTCGAGGACCTCCTCGAGCTCTTCGCAGGCCCCGACGGACCGGCGGGGCAGGAGGACGACCTGGGCGAGGTGCTCGCCGCCGCCGACGTCGACACCGTCGGCGGGCTGCTCGCCCAGCAGCTCGGCCGCGTGCCGCTGCCCGGGGCAGAGACCGAGGTGGCCGGGCTGCGGCTGCTGGCCGAGGGCGGCAAGGACGCCCGCGGCCGGGTGCGGATCAATACGGTGCTCGTGGAGCCCGTCGACAAGCCGGCGCCGGACGACGCCGAACAGCGGGAGGAGAGCGATGCCCGACCAGGGTGA
- a CDS encoding cytidine deaminase — MPDQGDPVTLDAEDAKIVTLARSARARTGAAEGAAVRDTDGRTYAAATVALPSLTLTALQAAVAAAVSSGAPGLEAAAVVTGGGTVDAASLAAVRDLAPSAYVLRADQSGTVVEIHTPETAS, encoded by the coding sequence ATGCCCGACCAGGGTGACCCTGTGACGCTTGATGCCGAGGACGCAAAGATCGTCACGCTGGCGCGGTCGGCCCGGGCGCGTACTGGCGCCGCGGAGGGGGCCGCCGTCCGTGACACGGACGGGCGCACCTACGCCGCAGCCACCGTCGCGCTGCCGTCGCTCACGCTCACCGCGCTGCAGGCCGCCGTCGCCGCCGCGGTGTCCAGCGGCGCACCCGGGCTGGAGGCGGCCGCCGTCGTCACCGGGGGCGGGACCGTCGACGCGGCCTCGCTGGCCGCCGTGCGTGACCTCGCTCCGTCCGCATACGTCCTGCGTGCTGACCAGTCCGGCACCGTCGTCGAGATCCACACACCGGAGACCGCTTCATGA
- the lhgO gene encoding L-2-hydroxyglutarate oxidase — protein sequence MSTPSFDVVVVGGGIVGLATAHAVARTGRSVAVVEREPQLARHQTGNNSNVIHSGLYYAPGGYKARLAVAGCAETVAFCREHDLPHEVTGKLVVATDPEELPRMAELKRRGDANGVENHELDQAGMREHEPHVRGIAALYVPSTGITDYRVIAEKIGELVAKEGGEIHLNRPVLGIARRADDVVVRTATGDLLGKQVVVCAGLRCDEVAKAAGADPGVRIIPFRGEYTGFSDRAADLVKGLIYPVPDPAFPFLGVHATRGIDGHVHAGPNAVLALAREGYSWGVVKPKEFLQTITYPGMIKVAQRHWKYGFGEMHRSLSRKAMVKQIQRMLPDVRAEDLHRAGAGVRAQAVKADGTLVDDFLFVEQGSGAGSVLHVLNAPSPAATAALPIGREILEKLTGEKLAPLTAS from the coding sequence ATGAGCACCCCCTCGTTCGACGTCGTCGTGGTCGGCGGCGGCATCGTCGGCCTCGCCACCGCTCACGCCGTGGCCCGCACCGGGCGTTCCGTCGCCGTCGTCGAGCGCGAGCCGCAGCTCGCCCGCCACCAGACCGGCAACAACTCCAACGTCATCCACTCCGGGCTCTACTACGCCCCCGGTGGCTACAAGGCGCGCCTCGCGGTGGCCGGGTGCGCCGAGACCGTGGCGTTCTGCCGCGAACACGACCTGCCGCACGAGGTCACCGGCAAGCTGGTGGTCGCCACCGATCCGGAGGAGCTGCCGCGGATGGCGGAGCTCAAGCGGCGCGGCGACGCCAACGGCGTCGAGAACCACGAGCTGGACCAGGCCGGCATGCGCGAGCACGAGCCGCACGTCCGCGGCATCGCCGCCCTGTACGTCCCGTCGACCGGCATCACCGACTACCGCGTGATCGCGGAGAAGATCGGCGAGCTCGTCGCGAAGGAGGGTGGCGAGATCCACCTGAACCGGCCGGTGCTCGGGATCGCGCGCCGGGCCGACGACGTCGTGGTGCGCACCGCGACCGGCGATCTCCTCGGCAAGCAGGTCGTCGTGTGCGCCGGGCTGCGCTGCGACGAGGTCGCGAAGGCCGCGGGCGCCGACCCGGGTGTGCGGATCATCCCGTTCCGCGGCGAGTACACCGGCTTCAGCGACCGGGCCGCCGACCTCGTCAAGGGCCTGATCTACCCGGTGCCCGACCCGGCGTTCCCGTTCCTGGGCGTGCACGCCACCCGCGGCATCGACGGGCACGTGCACGCAGGCCCGAACGCGGTGCTCGCGCTCGCCCGCGAGGGCTACTCATGGGGCGTGGTCAAGCCCAAGGAGTTCCTGCAGACGATCACCTACCCGGGCATGATCAAGGTTGCGCAGCGGCACTGGAAGTACGGGTTCGGCGAGATGCACCGATCGCTCTCGCGCAAGGCGATGGTCAAGCAGATCCAGCGGATGCTGCCCGACGTCCGCGCCGAGGACCTGCACCGCGCGGGTGCCGGCGTGCGCGCCCAGGCGGTGAAGGCCGACGGCACGCTCGTCGACGACTTCCTGTTCGTCGAGCAGGGGTCGGGTGCCGGCTCCGTCCTGCACGTGCTGAACGCCCCCTCGCCCGCCGCCACCGCGGCGCTGCCGATCGGCCGGGAGATCCTCGAGAAGCTCACCGGTGAGAAGCTCGCACCCCTGACGGCGTCGTGA
- the era gene encoding GTPase Era has translation MTGFAQVPDGFRSGFACFVGRPNAGKSTLTNALIGQKIAITSSRPQTTRHAIRGILHRKDAQLVVVDTPGLHKPRTLLGSRLNDVVRETWAEVDVIGFCVPADQPVGRGDEFIVNELRSVAARTPVFGIVTKTDKAQPDQVAERLTQMAGLMEFAEVLPCSAVRGFQVDLLADLLVARLPEGPPLYPDGELTDEPEETLVAELIREAALEGVRDELPHSIAVVIEEMVPREGRDDLLDVHANLYVERSSQKGIVIGKGGARLRQVGADARRQIEALLGTRIYLDLHVKIAKDWQRDPRQLRKLGF, from the coding sequence GTGACCGGCTTCGCGCAGGTCCCGGACGGCTTCCGGTCCGGGTTCGCCTGCTTCGTCGGGCGGCCCAACGCGGGCAAGTCGACGCTGACCAACGCGCTGATCGGGCAGAAGATCGCGATCACCTCCAGCCGCCCGCAGACCACGCGGCACGCGATCCGCGGCATCCTGCACCGAAAGGACGCCCAGCTCGTCGTCGTCGACACGCCGGGCCTGCACAAGCCACGCACGCTGCTGGGCAGCCGGCTCAACGACGTCGTGCGCGAGACGTGGGCGGAGGTCGACGTGATCGGCTTCTGCGTGCCCGCCGACCAACCGGTGGGCCGCGGTGACGAGTTCATCGTGAACGAGCTGCGCTCGGTGGCGGCCCGCACGCCCGTGTTCGGCATCGTCACGAAGACGGACAAGGCGCAGCCCGACCAGGTCGCCGAGCGGCTCACGCAGATGGCGGGGCTCATGGAGTTCGCGGAGGTCCTGCCGTGCTCGGCCGTCCGCGGCTTCCAGGTCGACCTCCTCGCCGACCTGCTCGTCGCCCGCCTCCCCGAGGGCCCGCCGCTCTACCCGGACGGCGAGCTCACCGACGAGCCGGAGGAGACGCTCGTCGCGGAGCTGATCCGCGAGGCCGCGCTCGAAGGTGTGCGCGACGAGCTGCCGCACTCCATCGCCGTCGTGATCGAGGAGATGGTGCCGCGCGAAGGCCGGGACGACCTGCTGGACGTGCACGCCAACCTCTACGTCGAGCGGTCCAGCCAGAAGGGCATCGTGATCGGCAAGGGCGGCGCGCGGCTGCGGCAGGTGGGCGCCGACGCGCGCCGCCAGATCGAGGCGCTGCTGGGCACGAGGATCTACCTCGATCTGCACGTGAAGATCGCCAAGGACTGGCAGCGGGACCCGAGGCAGCTGCGCAAGCTGGGCTTCTGA
- a CDS encoding cytochrome P450, which translates to MPDLPEIDLTDPAVLNDPFTAYGPARERSAIARLHAPGMPPMWGVLRHAEARAMLSDPSRFALSPASYAFRLEVSDDLLPYLHTVQEMEGPNHVRLRKLVAPAFTARRAAEFRPRIEPIVEELLDDLAKQATAGAADLLTHVAQPLPMAVMCELVGIPDEDRPRWLRYGAAISAGAVAEFAAAFSEIVRDAKAAVEARRREPRDDIVSDLVRAHAADGDRLTDVELVALVWLLVLAGQTPSNLIANSVEALLAHPGQLAALRADPGLAPQAVDELIRWCSPQLLTIPRIAAQDVELAGVPIAKGGLVTAVIPAANRDPRVFPDPDTLDITRTGSAAHLGFAHGPHFCLGASFARVQTQVALTALLRRAPGLALAGDVQRAPDGGTWRLAALPVTL; encoded by the coding sequence TTGCCTGACCTGCCCGAGATCGACCTCACCGACCCAGCCGTACTGAACGACCCCTTCACCGCCTACGGACCGGCGCGGGAGCGCTCAGCGATAGCCCGGCTGCACGCCCCGGGGATGCCGCCGATGTGGGGCGTGCTGCGCCACGCCGAGGCGCGGGCGATGCTCTCCGACCCGTCACGCTTCGCGCTCAGCCCCGCGAGCTACGCCTTCCGGCTGGAGGTCTCCGACGACCTGCTGCCCTACCTGCACACCGTGCAGGAAATGGAGGGCCCCAATCACGTTCGGCTGCGCAAGCTCGTGGCACCGGCGTTCACCGCGCGGCGGGCGGCCGAGTTCCGGCCCCGGATCGAACCGATCGTCGAGGAGCTCCTCGACGACCTGGCCAAGCAGGCCACGGCCGGCGCCGCCGACCTGCTCACCCATGTTGCGCAGCCCCTGCCGATGGCGGTGATGTGCGAGCTCGTCGGCATTCCCGACGAAGATCGTCCGCGGTGGCTGCGGTACGGCGCGGCGATCTCGGCCGGTGCGGTTGCGGAGTTCGCCGCGGCGTTCTCCGAGATCGTCCGCGACGCCAAGGCCGCGGTCGAGGCTCGCAGGCGCGAGCCACGCGACGACATCGTGTCCGACCTCGTCCGCGCGCACGCCGCGGACGGCGACCGGCTCACCGACGTCGAACTCGTCGCCCTCGTCTGGCTGCTCGTCCTCGCCGGACAGACGCCGAGCAACCTCATCGCCAACTCCGTCGAGGCGCTCCTCGCGCACCCCGGTCAGCTCGCCGCGCTCCGCGCCGATCCCGGCCTGGCGCCACAGGCCGTCGACGAGCTGATCCGGTGGTGCAGCCCTCAGCTGCTGACGATCCCCCGGATCGCGGCGCAGGACGTCGAGCTGGCCGGCGTGCCGATCGCGAAGGGCGGGCTGGTCACCGCCGTGATCCCGGCGGCCAACCGGGACCCGCGGGTGTTTCCCGACCCTGACACGCTCGACATCACCCGCACCGGCTCCGCGGCCCACCTCGGCTTCGCCCACGGGCCGCACTTCTGCCTGGGGGCCTCGTTCGCCAGGGTGCAGACGCAGGTGGCGCTCACGGCGCTCCTGCGCCGCGCCCCCGGCCTCGCCCTCGCCGGCGACGTGCAGCGCGCGCCCGACGGCGGCACCTGGCGACTGGCCGCGCTGCCCGTCACGCTCTGA
- a CDS encoding TetR/AcrR family transcriptional regulator, producing MARLTRAQAQERTRERVLAAARTEFVERGFRDAKIDVIAERAELTRGAVYSNFPGKRALYLAVLAAEAERAPIPEVVAGTTARTALGAFARAWAGRMPLPSDDPDGTVPLGADLLPEVLADERMRTPFAQLMALDAILLGLALEQMHGPSAAGRRVRAAEVALTTLHGASQLAAAAPGFADPFDVVSACEGLSDLELGSGRGDEWAPPHLPYVPRARPAGRPWEPPAAIDAVRGTAARLTGDGVVAVLGLHRLVAVEEAVRAAPPGSVVTAVLVSGEPGELASLARLVVADVCRCIRLAFPESAWPRLQVVHDETGAVAAAAGERVVSDATEVAVRVAGRRIVAHAEGRGACHAAASA from the coding sequence ATGGCTCGCCTCACGAGGGCGCAGGCACAGGAGCGCACCCGCGAGCGGGTGCTGGCGGCTGCCCGCACCGAGTTCGTCGAACGCGGCTTCCGCGACGCCAAGATCGACGTCATCGCCGAGCGCGCGGAGCTGACGAGGGGCGCGGTCTACTCGAACTTCCCGGGCAAGCGAGCCCTCTACCTCGCCGTGCTCGCCGCGGAGGCGGAGCGGGCGCCGATCCCGGAAGTGGTCGCGGGCACGACGGCGCGCACCGCGCTCGGCGCGTTCGCGAGGGCATGGGCCGGGCGGATGCCCCTCCCGTCGGACGACCCGGACGGCACGGTCCCGCTCGGCGCCGACCTCCTGCCGGAGGTATTGGCCGACGAGCGCATGCGCACGCCGTTCGCCCAGCTCATGGCCCTCGACGCGATCCTGCTCGGGCTCGCTCTCGAGCAGATGCACGGGCCGTCGGCGGCAGGCCGCCGGGTGCGTGCGGCCGAGGTCGCGCTCACCACGCTGCACGGTGCGAGCCAGCTGGCTGCCGCCGCTCCGGGGTTCGCCGACCCGTTCGACGTCGTCAGCGCCTGCGAAGGGCTCTCCGACCTCGAGCTCGGCAGCGGGCGGGGGGACGAGTGGGCCCCGCCCCACCTGCCGTACGTGCCCCGCGCACGCCCGGCAGGCCGGCCGTGGGAGCCGCCCGCGGCGATCGACGCCGTACGGGGTACCGCGGCCCGCCTCACCGGCGACGGCGTCGTCGCGGTGCTCGGCCTGCACCGGCTCGTGGCCGTCGAGGAGGCGGTGCGGGCCGCGCCGCCCGGCTCGGTCGTCACCGCGGTGCTGGTCTCCGGTGAGCCCGGCGAGCTGGCCTCACTCGCCCGGCTCGTGGTCGCGGACGTCTGCCGCTGCATCCGGCTCGCGTTCCCCGAGTCGGCGTGGCCCCGGCTCCAGGTCGTGCACGACGAGACGGGAGCCGTGGCGGCGGCCGCGGGGGAGCGGGTCGTCAGCGACGCCACCGAGGTCGCCGTCCGCGTCGCGGGCCGCCGGATCGTGGCCCACGCCGAGGGACGGGGAGCCTGCCACGCCGCCGCCTCGGCGTGA
- a CDS encoding SDR family oxidoreductase produces the protein MTTNGARLAVVTGAGRGIGLAIVRALVDDGFTVVAGSRTVTDALRVATPEALEVDLSTPEGPALLVRHAIDRHGRVDLLVNNVAGTSTPAGGFLELDDDAWRHTFDLAFLSAVRATREALPSLLERRGAVINIGSINARLAQPRLVALSAAKAALANLGKALAEEFAGRGLRVNTISPGPVLTDVWRAEGGPGDALARRAGIAPEDVPDRLPAMLGVTTGRFTEPEEIAALVVLLASGRVPNMSGSDLVIDGGMVKTA, from the coding sequence GTGACGACGAATGGTGCGCGCCTGGCGGTGGTCACCGGGGCGGGGAGGGGGATCGGGCTCGCGATCGTGCGGGCGCTCGTCGACGACGGGTTCACGGTGGTCGCCGGCAGCCGCACCGTCACCGACGCCTTGCGCGTGGCCACACCGGAGGCGCTCGAGGTGGACCTCTCGACCCCGGAGGGGCCCGCGCTCCTCGTGCGGCACGCGATCGACCGGCACGGCAGAGTCGACCTGCTCGTCAACAACGTCGCGGGCACCTCGACACCCGCCGGTGGGTTCCTGGAGCTCGACGACGACGCGTGGCGGCACACGTTCGACCTGGCGTTCCTGTCGGCCGTCCGCGCGACGCGAGAGGCGCTCCCGAGCCTCCTCGAGCGCAGGGGCGCGGTGATCAACATCGGTTCGATCAACGCCCGCCTTGCGCAGCCGCGCCTGGTCGCCCTGTCGGCCGCCAAGGCGGCGTTGGCGAACCTGGGCAAGGCGCTCGCCGAGGAGTTCGCCGGCCGCGGGCTGCGGGTGAACACCATCTCCCCCGGCCCGGTGTTGACCGACGTGTGGCGGGCCGAGGGCGGCCCCGGCGACGCGCTCGCGCGGCGGGCGGGCATCGCACCGGAGGACGTCCCCGACCGGCTCCCGGCGATGCTCGGGGTGACGACCGGCCGGTTCACCGAGCCGGAGGAGATCGCGGCGCTCGTGGTGCTGCTCGCCTCCGGGCGCGTGCCCAACATGAGCGGGTCGGACCTGGTGATCGACGGCGGAATGGTGAAGACGGCGTGA
- a CDS encoding MerR family transcriptional regulator has protein sequence MAGLSISELRARTGLAASALRFYERKGLLRATGRVGGKRFYDEGAVERVAFIDLLKLAGFTLSEIAAIVPPAGGTAPGWRAIAVEKLRQLDDRVREIERARTALHAMLEAPHDRLDECPEHHRILRAHAEELATAKRS, from the coding sequence ATGGCCGGACTGTCGATCTCCGAGCTGCGGGCCCGCACCGGGTTGGCGGCGTCGGCGCTGCGCTTCTACGAGCGCAAGGGCCTCCTGCGTGCCACGGGGCGCGTGGGAGGCAAACGGTTCTACGACGAGGGCGCCGTCGAGCGGGTCGCGTTCATCGACCTGCTCAAGCTGGCCGGGTTCACCCTGTCCGAGATCGCGGCGATCGTCCCCCCGGCCGGCGGAACCGCACCCGGCTGGCGAGCGATCGCGGTGGAGAAGCTGCGGCAGCTCGACGACCGCGTCCGGGAGATCGAGCGGGCCCGGACGGCGCTGCACGCCATGCTCGAGGCGCCGCACGACCGTCTCGACGAGTGCCCCGAACACCACCGGATCCTCCGCGCGCACGCCGAGGAGCTCGCCACCGCGAAGCGAAGCTAG